In one Cygnus atratus isolate AKBS03 ecotype Queensland, Australia chromosome 14, CAtr_DNAZoo_HiC_assembly, whole genome shotgun sequence genomic region, the following are encoded:
- the LOC118254405 gene encoding protocadherin alpha-2-like: MGVCGTTRLRWGPVVRVLVLQAAWALGGGQVRYSVPEEAKGGTVVGRLAQDLGLEAGEAEARRLRLVSQGRRASVEVSGASGALVVSSRLDREELCGKSAPCALRLEVLLERPLRVFHVEVEVTDINDNAPLFPAATKNLSIPELNTMPGSRFPLEGASDADIGANAQLSYTLSPSEHFALDVKSSDENMKSLFLVLTKGLDRESLAEHRLVLTASDGGRPSLTGTVELVVSVLDANDNAPQFNQSVYKVRLPENSAEGTLVAHVGATDPDEGINHEFSFNIVSSVPSAKRDVFSIDPQTGEIRLRGTLDFEEVRVYELQIEARDKGVPPLSGHCSVMLEVLDVNDNAPEVWVTSLSVPVAEDASLGTVVALLSVSDRDSGSNGRVRCAVWPPSPFGLVATFAGSYSLVLREALDRERVSEYEVEVRAEDGGAPPLRASRGLRVPVSDVNDNAPAFAQAVYTVLARENNAAGAELARLWARDPDEAGNGRVSYSVAEGGAGSGSGSGWRPASSYVSVDAESGRLWALQPLDYEELQVLQFEVRAVDAGEPPLCGNATVQLFVVDENDNAPALLPPAGGGPGPWAAGEASASASAPGSLWAWAAWGAPAGQVVAKIRAVDADSGYNAWLRYELWEPRGKGPFRVGLYSGEVSTARALEEADGPRQRLLIVVRDHGEPSRSATATLSVSLVEGAEAALAAAGAVSAGAGLRPAAGAEGGAAAAAAAAAATNVWLVVAICAVSSLFLLAVVLYGASRWAPRAAVLSGPGPATLVCASEVGSWSYSQRQSRSLCVADGAGKSDLMVFSPNCPPPPGPAPKETPQEPPALLDTVSATRPPLAP; the protein is encoded by the coding sequence ATGGGCGTTTGCGGAACTACACGGCTGAGGTGGGGGCCCGTGGTgcgggtgctggtgctgcaggcgGCCTGGGCGCTGGGCGGCGGGCAGGTGCGCTACTCGGTGCCGGAGGAAGCCAAGGGCGGCACGGTGGTGGGGCGGCTGGCGCAGGACCTGGGCCTGGAGGCGGGCGAGGCGGAGGCGCGGCGGCTGCGGCTGGTGTCGCAGGGCCGGCGGGCGAGCGTGGAGGTGAGCGGGGCGAGCGGGGCGCTGGTGGTGAGCTCGCGGCTGGACCGGGAGGAGCTGTGCGGGAAGAGCGCGCCCTGCGCCCTGcgcctggaggtgctgctggagcgGCCGCTGCGCGTCTTCCACGTGGAGGTGGAGGTCACCGACATCAACGACAATGCCCCGCTCTTCCCCGCCGCCACCAAAAACCTCAGCATCCCGGAATTAAATACGATGCCGGGGTCCCGCTTTCCGCTGGAGGGCGCGTCGGATGCGGATATCGGAGCCAACGCGCAGCTCTCCTATACCCTCAGCCCCAGCGAGCACTTCGCTCTGGACGTGAAATCTTCGGATGAAAATATGAAGTCGCTGTTCCTGGTGCTGACGAAAGGTCTGGACCGCGAGTCTCTGGCCGAGCATCGTCTGGTGCTGACGGCGAGTGATGGGGGCAGACCGTCGCTAACGGGCACGGTGGAGCTGGTGGTGTCGGTGCTGGATGCGAACGACAACGCGCCCCAGTTCAACCAGTCGGTGTATAAAGTGCGTCTGCCAGAGAACTCGGCGGAGGGGACGTTGGTGGCGCACGTGGGTGCCACAGACCCGGACGAGGGAATTAATCACGAATTTTCCTTCAACATCGTCAGTTCAGTTCCTTCTGCCAAGAGAGATGTCTTCAGCATAGATCCGCAGACCGGGGAAATCCGTCTGCGGGGCACTCTGGACTTTGAAGAAGTGCGCGTCTACGAATTACAAATCGAAGCGAGAGACAAGGGCGTTCCGCCGTTGTCAGGGCACTGCAGCGTGATGCTGGAGGTGTTGGAcgtgaacgacaacgcgcccgAGGTGTGGGTGACGTCGCTGTCGGTGCCGGTGGCCGAGGACGCGTCGTTGGGGACGGTGGTGGCGCTGCTGAGCGTGTCGGACCGGGACTCGGGGTCGAACGGGCGGGTGCGGTGCGCGGTGTGGCCGCCGTCGCCGTTCGGGCTGGTGGCGACGTTCGCGGGCTCGTACTCGCTGGTGCTGCGGGAGGCGCTGGACCGGGAGCGGGTGTCGGAGTACGAGGTGGAGGTGCGGGCGGAGGACGGCGGGGCGCCGCCGCTGCGCGCCAGCCGCGGGCTGCGGGTGCCGGTGTCGGAcgtgaacgacaacgcgccggCGTTCGCGCAGGCCGTGTACACGGTGCTGGCGCGGGAGAACAACGCGGCGGGCGCGGAGCTGGCGCGGCTGTGGGCGCGGGACCCGGACGAGGCGGGCAACGGGCGCGTGAGCTACTCGGTGGCGGAGGGCGGCgcggggtcggggtcggggtcggggtGGCGTCCGGCGTCGAGCTACGTGTCGGTGGACGCGGAGAGCGGGCGGCTGtgggccctgcagcccctggactacgaggagctgcaggtgctgcagttCGAGGTGCGGGCGGTGGACGCGGGCGAGCCGCCGCTGTGCGGCAACGCCACGGTGCAGCTCTTCGTGGTGGACGAGAACGACAACGCGCCGGCGCTGCTCCCGCCCGccggcggcgggccggggcccTGGGCTGCGGGCGAGGCGTCGGCGTCGGCGTCGGCGCCGGGGTCGCTGTGGGCGTGGGCGGCGTGGGGGGCGCCGGCGGGGCAGGTGGTGGCGAAGATCCGCGCGGTGGACGCGGACTCGGGCTACAACGCGTGGCTGCGCTACGAGCTGTGGGAGCCGCGGGGCAAGGGCCCGTTCCGCGTGGGGCTGTACAGCGGCGAGGTGAGCACGGCGCGGGCGCTGGAGGAGGCGGACGGCCCGCGGCAGCGGCTGCTGATCGTGGTGCGGGACCACGGGGAGCCGTCGCGCTCGGCCACGGCCACGCTGAGCGTGTCGCTGGTGGAGGGCGCCGAGGcggcgctggcggcggcgggggcggtgtcggcgggggcggggctgcggccggcggcgggcgcggagggcggcgcggcggcggcggcggcggcggcggcggcgacgaACGTGTGGCTGGTGGTGGCCATCTGCGCGGTGTCGAGCCTGTTCCTGCTGGCGGTGGTGCTGTACGGGGCGTCGCGCTGGGCGCCGCGGGCGGCCGTGCTGTCGGGGCCCGGTCCGGCGACGCTGGTGTGCGCCAGCGAGGTGGGCAGCTGGTCGTACTCGCAGCGCCAGAGCCGGAGCCTGTGCGTGGCGGACGGCGCGGGCAAGAGCGACCTGATGGTTTTCAGCCCCAactgcccgccgccgcccggtcCCGCGCCGAAGGAGACGCCGCAGGAACCGCCCGCTCTCCTGGACACGGTCAGTGCCACTCGCCCTCCTCTCGCCCCTTaa